The following are encoded together in the Panthera leo isolate Ple1 chromosome B4, P.leo_Ple1_pat1.1, whole genome shotgun sequence genome:
- the LOC122224006 gene encoding proline-rich protein 2-like: protein MRTAGVSVLSLRWHPGPGTRHPQEDPAPGTHRRAQHPAPSARHPQEDPAPGTHRRTQHLAPSPRHPAPGTHRRTQHLAPTGGPSTWHPVPSTRHPQEDPAPSPRHPQEDPTPGTHRRTRHLAPTGGPSTWHRAPGTQHPAPTGGPNTWHPQGDPAPGTQSPAPGTHRRTWHPAPGTHRRTQHLAPTGGPSTWHPAPSTQHPAPTGGPGTQPLAPTGGPNTWHPQEGPAPGTQPPAPTGGPGTQHPSPGTHRRTQHLAPTGGPGT, encoded by the coding sequence ATGCGGACAGCAGGCGTGTCTGTGCTGTCTCTTCGCTGGCATCCAGGACCCGGCACCCGGCACCCACAGGAGGACCCAGCACCTGGCACCCACAGGAGGGCCCAGCACCCGGCACCCAGCGCCCGGCACCCACAGGAGGACCCGGCGCCTGGCACCCACAGGAGGACCCAGCACCTGGCACCGAGCCCCCGGCACCCAGCACCCGGCACCCACAGGAGGACCCAGCACCTGGCACCCACAGGGGGACCCAGCACCTGGCACCCAGTCCCCAGCACCCGGCACCCACAGGAGGACCCGGCACCCAGCCCCCGGCACCCACAGGAGGACCCAACACCTGGCACCCACAGGAGGACCCGGCACCTGGCACCCACAGGAGGACCCAGCACCTGGCACCGAGCCCCCGGCACCCAGCACCCGGCACCCACAGGAGGACCCAACACCTGGCACCCACAGGGGGACCCAGCACCTGGCACCCAGTCCCCAGCACCCGGCACCCACAGGAGGACCTGGCACCCAGCCCCCGGCACCCACAGGAGGACCCAACACCTGGCACCCACAGGAGGACCCAGCACCTGGcacccagcccccagcacccagcacccggCACCCACAGGAGGACCCGgcacccagcccctggcacccacagGAGGACCCAACACCTGGCACCCACAGGAGGgcccagcacctggcacccaGCCCCCGGCACCCACAGGAGGACCCGGCACCCAACACCCATCCCCCGGCACCCACAGGAGGACCCAACACCTGGCACCCACAGGAGGGCCCGGCACCTGA